One window from the genome of Scyliorhinus torazame isolate Kashiwa2021f chromosome 3, sScyTor2.1, whole genome shotgun sequence encodes:
- the LOC140408312 gene encoding uncharacterized protein: protein MGTIRNAQDSQAAQRSTATVSHDDLGGGSLNNSQWKPTTPVQQKAPSSSSRLKESPISSAPSTFEPSQTEGITSSKSSNGDQDKCDGGGEVGEWGRQSAKKHSEKDAEKDGVAPIAAEIILGKQTKCALKASPNKCADPGTDPGHPGTDHQQSKHTDPGHPGTDPGHSGTDAGHPGTDTGHSGTDHQQSKHTDPGHPGTDAGHPGTDHQQSKNTDPGHPGTDPGHSGTDAGYSGTDHQQSKHSDPGHSWTDHQQSKHTDPGHPGTDPGHSGTDPGHPGTDHQQSKHTDPGHPGTDPGHPGTDHQQSKHTDPGHPGTDPGHPRTGPGDHGTDHGYPGTDHQQSKHADPGHPGTDPGHPGTDPGHPGTDTGHPGTDFGPDHQQSKHTDPGHPGTDPGHPGTDAGHPGTDTGHPGTDAGHPGTDPGHHGTDPGHPGTDHQQSKHADPGTDPGHPGTDHQQSKHADPGHPGIDPGHPGTDHHQSKHSDSGHPGTDPGHPGTDHQQSKHSNPGHPGTDPGHPGTDHQQSKHSDPGHPGTDPGHPGTDHQQSKHSDPGHPGTDPGHPGTDHQQSKHTDPGHPGTDHQQSKHTDPGHPGTDPGHLGTNYQFSKHSVPGHPRTDQQQTRDSEHGHPGTDPGHSGTAHQQNKRTDPDHPGTDPGYYWTDLGHPGTDPGHSGTDPGHPGTDHQQSKHSDSGHPGTDPGHPGTDPGHPGTDHQQNKHTDPGHPGTGGQQANSNDQLGNEKGPNTGQDMRWGNTSSLVNSPLLMAAQNQQTERDCVERREEVGAGNQKYQEQPDTTTGVEPATMKGVVFNSKIENQELGLGFTKGAESPHKTDPALPSEASAQMVVPKGTRGSARDSPREPQQNMQPLDTGPNPRGIDQPQQESKFKDAETMTNQSPGSCFLSDWKKSCRDAEVQAVLQSFQCKSTATSPKSPALGSTASLPSDCQTVQKVHSENSNSKLTLANGQSVCVSDIYQGSEQLKVTCTFTERSERSNVVYELGEELTEGVLSEFHSRDKNEKEQESPKESDYHPKASCVHLRELPTARGHPACGQAPSVPVPNESNTETHDHLKLKTESECLKYTSKLHKRSKRSGTSGDTNEDSDQSNINRGLVHSTISPCVIEESGVARNIDNKSDPSYAIVDKSGQSNIAGDCHKKDDQPPGGTNKPDQSRMGPEIDNKFGLLQKSDPLKIDPDFSKSLLCSKTTVDIHKVADQSRILDNGQEESDQSQAACALVKKPGPQSVHSVKKDPVQSKPDTKQQTNQSKDVLDISETSKQQKAVCHISKGSAQLEGPCSVTKESVESEINQATTSIVSGQSKGVHATDNKSAQQQSLCEGPSQLKHDSTNSKKSGQLITVHDNGKEGVQSGAGCAPDRETGQSKTPRQVGKASRASEVTKPKRIIDVKIGQKKLSSHSNKATAQSKNVRDVVWDEQGMTWEVYGASLDPESLGFAIQCHLQRQIVEYEKQIKVNDQSKRSVSIDAAPGSNKASKRRQQNIFRTVLQNMRSPQCCLRPQPSSVID from the coding sequence ATGGGGACTATACGCAATGCCCAGGACTCTCAGGCTGCGCAGAGGTCGACAGCTACAGTGAGCCATGACGACCTTGGTGGAGGCTCTCTTAACAATAGCCAATGGAAACCAACCACCCCAGTCCAACAGAAGGCACCAAGCTCCTCATCCAGGCTAAAGGAGAGCCCCATCAGTTCAGCCCCTTCGACATTTGAACCCAGCCAAACTGAAGGCATTACGTCCAGCAAATCCTCCAATGGAGATCAGGACAAATGCGATGGAGGTGGAGaagtgggagagtgggggagacagAGTGCAAAAAAACACAGTGAGAAAGATGCAGAGAAAGATGGTGTAGCTCCAATCGCAGCAGAAATCATCCTAGGCAAGCAGACAAAATGTGCACTTAAAGCATCGCCAAACAAATGTGCTGATCCTGGGACTGACCCTGGACATCCTGGGACCGACCATCAGCAGAGTAAGCATACTGACCCTGGACATCCTGGGACTGACCCTGGACAttctgggactgacgctggacatcCTGGGACTGACACTGGACATTCTGGGACTGACCATCAGCAGAGTAAGCACACTGACCCTGGACAtcctgggactgacgctggacatcCTGGGACTGACCATCAGCAGAGTAAGAATACTGACCCTGGACATCCTGGGACTGACCCTGGACATTCTGGGACTGACGCTGGATATTCTGGGACTGACCATCAGCAGAGTAAGCATTCTGACCCTGGACATTCTTGGACTGACCATCAGCAGAGTAAGCATACTGACCCTGGTCATCCTGGGACTGACCCTGGACATTCTGGGACTGACCCTGGACATCCTGGGACTGACCATCAGCAGAGTAAGCATACTGACCCTGGTCATCCTGGGACTGACCCTGGACATCCTGGGACTGACCATCAGCAGAGTAAGCATACTGACCCTGGTCATCCTGGGACTGACCCTGGACATCCTAGGACTGGCCCTGGTGATCATGGGACTGACCATGGATATCCTGGGACTGACCATCAGCAGAGTAAGCATGCTGACCCTGGACATCCTGGGACTGACCCTGGACATCCTGGGACTGACCCTGGACATCCTGGGACTGACACTGGACATCCTGGGACTGACTTTGGTCCTGACCATCAGCAGAGTAAGCATACTGACCCTGGACATCCTGGGACTGACCCTGGTCATCCTGGGACTGATGCGGGACATCCTGGGACTGACACTGGACATCCTGGGACTGATGCTGGACATCCTGGGACAGACCCTGGACATCATGGGACTGACCCTGGTCATCCTGGGACTGACCATCAGCAGAGTAAGCATGCTGATCCTGGGACTGACCCTGGTCATCCTGGGACTGACCATCAGCAGAGTAAGCATGCTGACCCTGGTCATCCTGGGATTGACCCTGGTCATCCTGGGACTGACCATCATCAAAGTAAGCATTCTGACTCTGGTCATCCTGGGACTGACCCTGGTCATCCTGGGACTGACCATCAGCAGAGTAAGCATTCTAACCCTGGTCATCCTGGGACTGACCCTGGACATCCTGGGACTGACCATCAGCAGAGTAAGCATTCTGACCCTGGACATCCTGGGACTGACCCTGGACATCCTGGGACTGACCATCAGCAAAGTAAGCACTCTGACCCTGGTCATCCTGGGACTGACCCTGGGCATCCTGGGACTGACCATCAGCAGAGTAAGCATACTGACCCTGGACATCCTGGGACTGACCATCAGCAGAGCAAGCATACTGACCCTGGACATCCTGGGACTGACCCTGGACATCTTGGGACTAACTATCAGTTTAGCAAACATTCTGTCCCTGGACATCCTCGGACAGACCAACAGCAGACCAGGGATTCGGAACATGGACATCCTGGGACTGACCCTGGACATTCTGGGACTGCCCATCAGCAGAACAAGCGTACTGACCCTGATCATCCTGGGACTGACCCTGGATATTATTGGACTGACCTTGGACATCCTGGGACTGACCCGGGACATTCTGGGACTGACCCTGGACATCCTGGGACTGACCATCAGCAGAGTAAGCATTCTGACTCTGGACATCCTGGGACTGACCCTGGTCATCCTGGGACTGACCCTGGACATCCTGGGACTGACCATCAGCAGAACAAACATACTGACCCAGGACATCCTGGGACCGGTGGGCAACAGGCCAATAGCAATGACCAATTAGGAAATGAGAAGGGTCCAAATACAGGTCAAGATATGAGATGGGGAAATACGTCGTCATTAGTAAACTCACCCCTCTTGATGGCTGCCCAGAACCAGCAAACCGAACGGGATTGCGTTGAAAGGAGAGAGGAAGTGGGGGCTGGGAATCAGAAATACCAGGAACAGCCTGACACCACAACTGGAGTCGAGCCAGCAACTATGAAAGGAGTTGTCTTCAATTCAAAAATTGAAAACCAAGAGCTGGGGCTGGGATTTACAAAGGGCGCAGAATCTCCCCACAAGACTGACCCTGCGTTACCTTCAGAAGCTTCTGCGCAAATGGTCGTACCAAAAGGGACTCGGGGGTCTGCCCGTGACAGCCCCAGGGAGCCCCAACAAAACATGCAAccattagatacagggcccaatccACGCGGGATAGATCAACCACAACAAGAATCCAAGTTTAAAGACGCAGAGACAATGACGAACCAGTCTCCAGGCAGCTGCTTCCTTTCCGATTGGAAAAAATCTTGTCGGGACGCTGAAGTACAGGCTGTCTTACAAAGCTTTCAGTGTAAATCCACCGCAACCAGCCCCAAAAGCCCAGCTCTTGGCTCAACGGCCTCCTTGCCCAGTGATTGCCAGACTGTCCAGAAAGTCCATTCGGAAAACAGCAATTCGAAACTCACTCTGgccaatggtcagtcagtgtgtgttagtgatatcTACCAGGGGTCTGAGCAATTGAAGGTGACATGTACTTTTACAGAAAGATCTGAACGATCAAATGTTGTCTATGAACTCGGTGAGGAGTTAACAGAAGGAGTTTTATCAGAGTTTCATAGTCGAGATAAAAATGAAAAGGAGCAGGAATCCCCTAAAGAGTCTGATTATCATCCAAAAGCTAGCTGTGTTCACCTGAGAGAGCTACCAACTGCTAGAGGGCATCCAGCATGTGGACAGGCACCATCTGTCCCTGTTCCTAATGAATCAAACACTGAAACACATGACCATCTAAAACTCAAAACGGAATCTGAATGCTTGAAGTATACTTCAAAGTTGCACAAGAGGTCCAAAAGGTCAGGCACCTCTGGTGATACCAACGAAGACTCAGACCAGTCAAACATCAATCGAGGATTGGTCCATTCCACCATTTCACCTTGTGTTATCGAGGAATCTGGCGTTGCTCGGAATATCGATAACAAATCTGACCCGTCCTACGCCATAGTTGATAAATCTGGTCAGTCAAACATTGCAGGTGACTGCCATAAAAAAGATGACCAGCCACCGGGTGGTACTAATAAACCTGACCAATCAAGAATGGGACCTGAAATTGATAATAAATTTGGCCTACTGCAGAAATCTGACCCATTGAAAATAGATCCTGACTTTAGTAAATCATTGCTGTGCTCAAAAACCACTGTAGACATCCACAAGGTAGCTGACCAGTCAAGAATTCTAGATAATGGCCAGGAGGAATCTGACCAATCTCAAGCTGCTTGTGCCTTGGTTAAAAAGCCTGGGCCACAAAGTGTTCACAGTGTCAAAAAGGACCCTGTTCAATCAAAGCCTGACACCAAACAGCAAACTAACCAATCCAAAGATGTACTTGACATCAGCGAGACGTCCAAACAACAAAAAGCTGTTTGTCACATCAGTAAAGGCTCTGCCCAATTGGAGGGCCCTTGCAGTGTCACTAAGGAATCTGTTGAGTCAGAAATCAACCAGGCCACCACCAGCATAGTATCTGGGCAATCAAAGGGTGTACACGCCACCGACAATAAATCAGCCCAACAACAATCCCTTTGTGAAGGGCCCAGCCAACTGAAACATGACTCTACCAACAGCAAAAAATCTGGTCAGTTAATAACTGTGCATGATAACGGTAAGGAAGGTGTTCAGTCAGGAGCTGGCTGTGCCCCGGATAGGGAAACCGGCCAGTCAAAAACTCCTCGCCAAGTCGGTAAGGCATCCCGGGCTTCTGAGGTCACAAAGCCCAAACGGATCATTGATGTGAAAATTGGACAAAAGAAATTGTCCAGCCACTCAAATAAAGCGACGGCGCAGTCAAAGAATGTCCGGGATGTGGTCTGGGATGAGCAGGGCATGACCTGGGAAGTTTATGGTGCCTCCCTTGACCCTGAATCATTGGGATTTGCCATTCAGTGTCACTTACAGAGACAGATCGTAGAATATGAGAAACAGATCAAAGTAAATGATCAGAGCAAAAGATCAGTGTCTATAGATGCAGCCCCCGGGAGTAACAAAGCCAGCAAAAGGAGGCAGCAAAATATATTCAGGACAGTTCTACAGAATATGAGGTCCCCACAGTGTTGTCTTCGTCCACAGCCGTCCTCTGTGATTGACTGA